The genomic segment gccatcggatttcaacaaaaatatcttaatttgcgttccgaaaatcaacgaaggtcttacgggtgtggaatgacatgagggtgagtaataaattacattattttcatttttgggtgaactaaccctttaacgtacTGTGATTAAGCAACTGTGGAAGTATGATGATATCTATGATCTATTCACCTGTTGTGCCTTGCTTTAATGCCAGCAAATGACAATGAATTCGTTTGCATTGATGACAaatatattgaattaaattCCTCCTAGTTACCTGGAGCAGCCGTGTCTGGAGACCATCAATAGGATCAAACTCTACAGTGAATCTCTGGCACGTTACGGGAAGAGCCCCTACCTGTACCCCCTATACGGATTGGGGGAGCTGCCTCAGGGGTTTGCTAGGTTAGTCGCTCAACCCACACCCAATCATTGTCAAGAAATCATGTGTTGAGTGTCGCTGTGATGTTATAAACATGGGCTTTTTGAACTTACAGGTTAAGTGCAATTTATGGAGGAACCTACATGCTGAACAAACCAGTGGATGAGATAGTGATGGAGGGAGGACATGTGGTGGGCGTGAAATCGGAGGGAGaggtacatttttttgttttgtgggaTAGTGGGATATGACCATAAgctgtaaaaattaaaaaaaaagatggacgacatGTCTTCACTTCCTTCCACTGTagaaaaataaagccaaaatatCCCAGAAATGGCCGCTGCCATCTTGCGCTGATGACGTCATTTGGAGCCAGAGTCTGTGCAGTAGCAATCGTGAGGTGGAGCCGCggtatcaaggtcccgcccataCTCCCGCAGACTCAATCGCAAGcaaagctgtcaatcatgacgctACACCTCATTTTtgtagcatcaaataactatcTAAACCGAACATTTGAAAAAGTGAAAGttacatgtgaaggccaagtatggtaacccatactcggaatttgtcctctgcatttaacccatccaagttagtgcacacacattagagtagtgaacacacactgcaaaccgtggacacacacacccggagcagtgtgCAGCCATTTTGGTGTGGCgccgattgggggttaggtgccttgctcatgggcacctcagtcatctcctgccggtattgagaatcgaacccacaaccttcgggttaccagtctgactctctagaCCATTAGGCCAGAGCTACCTAATGACAAAAACTAtctttaggggaaaaaaaaaattatttgaagtgcaatttttgtttttgtttggctCACATCCCATtagtttacatggagagggcggagtttatgacctatactgcagccagccaccagggggctatcaaaaatgttttgacttcacttttcaggacgtgTGCGGCACACTTGgataaaacaaacttattttattgaaaaaaatgaaataaaatgatttattattgcAAAGTGACAATGCGTGGATTTTCTTAGGAAAAGTTGGGGGCATAATTTATGTTTGAATTTGCTTTTCCAAGGTTGCCCGCTGCAAACAGCTCATCTGTGACCCAAGCTACATCCCGGACCGCGTGCACAAAGTCGGCCAGGTGATTCGGGTCATCTGCGTCCTCAGCCATCCCATTAAAAACACTAATGATGCCAATTCCTGCCAGATCATCATTCCTCAAAACCAGGTTAACCGCAAATCAGGTTAGTGACACCACTTGTTGATTCTTGtgatttttgtataaaatatagcagttttgtgaatatttgcagAGAATGTTTGGCGGGATAAACCATCACTATAAAGATGTATATGCATTAAGGTGTGCACTACTGTGCAGACACCACTAGAGGGTGCTGCTTTCATTTCAAATATAAGCTGAGCTGTCATGCTTATTTTGTTATTTGCACATAGATATCTATGTTTGCATGATCTCCTACGCCCATAACGTGGCGGCTCAGGGGAAATACATTGCCATCGCAAGCACCACTGTGGAAACCTCTGATCCTGAAGCTGAAATCGAACCTGCTCTGGAACTCCTCGAGCCCATTGACCAAAAGTCAGTTTACTTTGCTTTCTAtactgtttataataataaagaaaaataccataataataGTTCAACAGCACAATTGCGAGtatgatattgcttttatacaacaggtttgtaaataatataaaaaaaaatgtaattaaagttAATATCAAGTAACATGGTTCAGAAAAATTTGATTATTTAGtatatttagtaaaaaaaaaactcttcacTAGACAAACACAGCACTGCTCACATTAAACTAATTGACCAGAGCTAAATGTTGTATAAACACGTATTTATCATACTATTCAAAGCATAAATGCAaaggttttttattattattttgtcatttttacaggTTTGTGGCCATCAGTGACATGTATGAACCCACAGATGATGGTACAGACAGTCAGGTCAGCTTCATACAATATTATTTTGGTATTCTTTATATactgttacagtatttattcatattttcagtgagcttttatttgtatattttcaataattttagttttagtaattttatgtgcttttgtcaattttattagtaatttttttaaaaatatatttatatttatctttatttttatttttatttcagttttagtaattttagtactttaatttaaatgtattttatttcagttagtttccaggaaaacatttcaaattttctaattttttaaaaagtttatcatgtaatatttatattttatttcagcttaatttcagttaacgaaaatgattttaatagttttagttaacaataacaacactagCTTTGCAGTAATTTTATTGTTCGCCTGGCACCAATCAGAAATATAACCAGTTTTGATGTCATTTTTCCAGATATTTGCATCACGGTCCTACGATGCGACCACTCATTTCGAAACAACTTGTAACGACATCAAGGACATCTACAAGCGCATGACAGGCAGTGACTTCGACTTTGAGAACATGAAGCGTAAACAGAACGACGTCTTCGGCGAGGACGAGCAGTGAGGGGTGGAGAAGTGACGGAGGAGTGGAGAGGCAATGGTCAGATGGAGGGCAGAGATGGGGCGGGCTGAACGGGATTTACTGTGCTGGGTTCAGAAGTCACACAGAACAGAATTGACAATGCAACAACGTTGTAAATCTCTTTCAACCAACCTTATCTTTCCCAGAGTGCTCTTTGCTCATTGTCTCCACACCCCTCCGGTGTCTCTGTTCAGATACTTACAGTtcagcacacagacacacaaacgcTCTATCGCTCACATTCCACAACTCTGCACTACAAAGTGGGCTCACACCAACATGCTACTTTAGATTCTTACACAAGCGGTATGCATCGTTTGCGCAAAATATCCTGTTGAAGTGAAACACGTGTCTTTTTGTTCTCTGAATATCGTCTTTGAATGAAGCCCATACATGTGAACGATTCCTCGAATATTGAAggatatttaaaacaatttctcatcaactttcatgaagtatcCCCAACTGTCCTCAGACTGTTAGATAGCATACTGTCGTCACTTTGACATTTAACAGTTTCATGTGAACAGCAGCCTTCCTGTACTTTCGGAAAGTGTCACTGACAAACGTATAGTAATATCATTAAACGCGTCGCTCACACTACATTTTGACACCTGGACAAAAGATATAATATGATATTGATAGTATGCAAAATGCATAAAGTTGTACgaaattaaaattaactgaCAGTCTCATATCACTACATTTCCTGCTCTACAACTCACTGGTCTTTAAAgttatttaattcttttttattattattattggtggATTTTTTTGGGGACAACTAAATTGAATGAGATGTATAATATGCAGTATAGAAGTGAATTGTAAGCCATTAACTTGTAACTAACATTACAATCTTTGTGCTAAGTTAAAAACATTGTATGGCCTCACAATTTCtaatgaccttattctacattcctcATCTTCCTGCATTCATTTAGTTTGTAGTGAAAACTGATGTTATCGAATCCAAATGCGTGCGAAAATGCACCCTTAGTAGGTTACGGGAAATGAGTCTTAAGAACGTGGAAGCAATTTTCACTCCCACAGCTGCAGAAGTAAATGATAATGTGAATTTAATGAGTGTCAgatcttttgttatttgatagTAGCCATATCCCGTTGGTATTCTGGCTTTTGTAAACCAGTCTGACTCCAGTCTACTAAATACTACATACATGCTTTAACTTTCGATCGTGATGAACACTATGCCTCTCCCTGTGTACTGTAAAAATTCCCACTGCATCTTTGAATTCTCTTCCATTTTATCAGTGATTGACACATGTAGTCTCCGCATTTACACTTGGCTGTTTGAAACCACAAGACAAACTTAGTATTGAACTCTGACTGGTCATGTTTTCACCATTACTTATATCTCTAATCATGCTCGTTTTTGTTTTCGGAATGAGTTGAATTGCCATGAATAGTTATAGTAGACACTAGTCTGGACCAGATTATCATGGTGTGCCGTTTGAATTCTCACCGTACAGCTTTCAGTGTAGAATTTACAAGCATTGTCATGTTGTTTTCCATATTCGCCTTTGCTGAGAAAAAAGCctctgacagtagtttttttccctctttatttttaatggaaaacaagGAGTGTGACAGTTTTATTACATTCTTGAATTTTATTGGGCCAAAGTCACTTACGGCCTTATAGATTCACATAGAAGCATACAGGTCTTGAACTCTTCCTTAGTGCACAAATTAGGTTGTGAATTAATGATAACTGGAATCAAATAGAATTACGCTGCATTGCTATATTTGTTATCTTTTGCACCTCTCCAACATATTGTTGCATATGTTTGGATTAACtgttttgtactgtatttattttcattttgtctttcattttcaatgttgaaacaactaaaacatctttaaaaaaaaaaaaactgacacaCAAACTCGACGATTTTAAGTTGTGAATTTCATCTCGTGTTTGAGCAGTCTTgtgcaacaaaaataaatatgaataaaataaatctttctTTGGTTATGTTTGATTATTGGCACATATGAAGGAATTCCTTTTCCTAACAGGACAAAGTAAAGCATTCAATACTCATTACTACTAAtgtacaatattttaaaatcactttCCACAATTCtcgttatattattttaaatggatgcatatatacacatacatatttatgcaaaaaaatatttgattatggtgaaatattttttgatcATCTCATCCCAAggcaaatattaaatattacttcTATTAAATGTGAAATGGTTAAATTCATGATAAAAACGCACTtgatgtacactaccattcaaagttttgaggttggtaagattgctaaatgcttttgaaagaagtctcttatgtttaccaaggctgcatttatttgatcaaaaaatacagtaaaaacagaaatcttGTCAAATATATctataatttaaaaagaacggttttctatttaaatatattttaaaatgtaatgtattcctgtgatggcaaagctgaattttcagcatcattactccattcttcagtgtcacatgatccttcagaaatcagtctatgctgatttgctgctcaagaaacattagtGTCAGTTGTGCtactaaatgcatttttttcaggattgtttgattaatagaaagttcaaaagaacaggatttattttgaaacttttgaaaggtagtgtaccATTACGTTCAAATACAAATATTTGGACAAATCAATGCTTCGAAAACATCTTTCAATTCATCACAGTTGTGTGTATTCTTAGTCTCTGTTTTATCCCCAATCAGAGGTTTTTGCACTGTCAAACAGCACAAAATTCAAATTCCAGTGTCTTTTCTATACCTTTCGTAATTCTGTAGATGTAGAAATATGGTATGAGGGTTATCTATTGGTGATCCACGACATAACTCTCGTAGGGCTGGCCCAGAAGTCTTTCTACATCCACCTTTGGCACTACCCAACATTGAGCTGAGTGACGCTTCATGGATGAGTCCTTCAGATTCTTGTCTTGCAGAGTGACAGGAAAATGCTCATCTCCTTTCTTTATCAAGCCCATGGCCAGCGAAGTGTTCTTATTTGTTTGTGCATGATGGAAACCTGCTTGATCCATTACCCTTATGACCTCTAAATGGGTATGTTGAAATTGGCCTGGAAGTGGAAGAAAATACCCAAACAAGATCCTCAGAAATGGGAAAATTCAGCTGAAAACCCATTTGACATCTCACTgaataagatttaaaaaataatgctgtGTTACCTACCCAACAGCCCTTGAGTGAGGTGAGAGAGCCCCTTTCCATCAGCAATATAGAAGCCCAGGTGCTccatttgaaagtatttgggATGGCTGTAACGATGGAAGAGAATGAAGAACTGCACACCGACGCCGAGCTCAATCCAACAGCTATGGTGCTCTTCAACCGTGATTCTCAAACTGTGTCGCTCCACAGatcctctctgattggtgggcAGCGTCTCGATTTCCTTCCCTTCCACCTCCACTACCACTGAGTCCAGTGTTAATGTGATCATAACGGCATCTTTGGAAGCAGTGATAGAAATCCTGTCGAAGAAGGTACGAGTACGATTCTCCATCCCCTCCTTAAAAGGAGCCATTATTAAATGCCCATCCACAATAAATCCTAATGGTATAAGTCAGAAAACAGGAATTAGAGACATCAGTTATGTTAAAAGAATATCTAAATAGCATTTAATGCATCTTGTTTAGTTTCCATTAAGATATTCAAGCTATATATTGGATGTAAAATCATAAAACCACCTTTGTCTGGGTCCTCAAGAAGCCGTAGTACATCATCAGCCCTGCCATCAATGGTAAAACACAAGTTCTGATGTAGCTTTGGGAGCTGAACAACAAAATGGGGGTCTCCATCCACTTTCAGAGACACAAAACACTAAAGTATGTTAGTGAATCGCTTCTATAATCTTGTATTCAtctttaaaatgcacaaaaatggcTAAAGGAAGAAGGAACATGGAGCATTTCATGAAATATTCTGTCCCAAGTCATACCTGATGAGGAGAACACTCTAATTGAACTTAAACTGGGCGGGTTTTCTGGGTCTGTTGAAATAATTAAGACACATAAAATGTGCTGCTTCTgctaaaagcatttaaaaaggtaataaatgtagtttatttatgAAGATTTATTGTAGCATACACAGTAAAGCAGGTTGTGAAATTATAAATGAAGTGCTTACCATCTACCTCAGTATCTGAATCTGAAAGAAtaatgaacaaatacaaaaagtgACATAATAATCCCTagtagctgaaaaaaaaaaaaaatagagcaaagatttgtaatgtttttaactCACATGACTCGTAATGGATGTTGTAGTCATAGTCGGAGTTGTGTGCTGTATCATAATCTGCAAAATAGCATCATAATGATGCAGCTTTGGCTtaatttcattcatgtttttattagtGCCAAACTGATTTACCACTTTGTAGTTGAAAACATATTGCTTACCTTTAACAAGTTCAATATCTATATGAAAGATCAAGAAACACAAGATCAGAAGCTACAACATTACCATAATGTTATTGTGACCATATGAGTCCACTCGGATTTATGGCCTAACATGCTTGTTCAGTTCAAAGGGGACTGCGAATGGCATAGGGAAACAGGGAACAGTGATACATCACAGAAAGTGGAGAGTGAAATTTACCCATCAGTCACTGTGCATCACTCCAGTACttagagggttagttcacccaaaaatgaaaataatgtcatttattactcaccctcatgtcgttctacacccgtaagaccttcattcattttcggaacacaaatgaagatattttttattaaatccgatggctcagtgaggcctgcattcacagcaatgacatttcctctctcaagatccataaaatatatttaaaacagttcatgcgagttcagtagttctaccttaatattataaagcggcgagaatatacaatatagtgatgggccgatttcaaaacactgcttcggagctttacgaaacgaatcagtgactcggagcgccaaagtcacgtgatttcaccaGTTTAGCCGTTTaataggagatccgagtcactgattcgattcgtaaagctccgaagcagtgttttgaaatcggtccatcatattgttgaaaagttattttgtttttttggcgcacaaaaagtattctcgtcgctttataatattaaggtagaaccactgaactcgcatgaactgttttaaatatgttttaagtacctttatggatcttgagagaggaaatgtcattgctttgaatgcaggcctcactgagccatcagatttaatcaaaaatacattaatttgtgttccgaagatgaatgaaggccttacgggtgtggaacgacatgaaggtgagtaataaatgacattatttttttatttttgggtgaactaaccctttaaagaattTTGACTAAAATAAACTAGGTAAAAAGGTGATGAGGTTCTGCCATTATTATTGAGTTTAATTAGTCCCAGGAGTAgtttgtgcactttttttcatAGGTATAAAGTGCGCAAGACGTAACAGTTACAATGCAATTATCATATTACagttaaaaaatgacaaatataacATTCATTTTCTTATTCAAGTGGCCcctatgctattttaaaggttcctaatttttaTTTAGAGGTCTCGTACAATAGGTTCACATGCATCCAagttcaaaaaacactttaattttctcataatatacattgcacatcaccacatttctcaaagagtctgaaaacgcTTGGtttgaagattcagtctctctaaatctCCTCCTTTCCGcaagcctactctgctctggttggcccagtctgttgtgattgatctaccTCTTACAGCGCATGTCGGAAACAAAACGCCtcttaccatatctgaatttcaacTCCGGAATCTTCCTGTTTACACAGTGATATGAAAGATGCCGTTGGTTTTTCCGAATCTAGTCCAGCATGAATTctcatccttttgaagtgcatgcaaagttgATTCACAGAGCTGAAAACAGCgtcaacaacacaaaccaaacttttccaggcctcagctacagcTAAT from the Ctenopharyngodon idella isolate HZGC_01 chromosome 22, HZGC01, whole genome shotgun sequence genome contains:
- the gdi1 gene encoding rab GDP dissociation inhibitor alpha; amino-acid sequence: MDEEYDVIVLGTGLTECILSGIMSVNGKKVLHMDRNPYYGGESSSITPLEELYKRFGISDSPPESMGRGRDWNVDLIPKFLMANGQLVKMLLYTEVTRYLDFKVVEGSFVYKGGKIYKVPSTETEALASNLMGMFEKRRFRKFLVFVANFDENDPKTFEGVDPKLTTMGEVYKKFDLGQDVVDFTGHALALYRTDDYLEQPCLETINRIKLYSESLARYGKSPYLYPLYGLGELPQGFARLSAIYGGTYMLNKPVDEIVMEGGHVVGVKSEGEVARCKQLICDPSYIPDRVHKVGQVIRVICVLSHPIKNTNDANSCQIIIPQNQVNRKSDIYVCMISYAHNVAAQGKYIAIASTTVETSDPEAEIEPALELLEPIDQKFVAISDMYEPTDDGTDSQIFASRSYDATTHFETTCNDIKDIYKRMTGSDFDFENMKRKQNDVFGEDEQ